GTGGGAACAGCGTCGCGCTGCCGATCGTCAATTGGTGGAGTTGGCTCGGCAATGGGTCGAAAGTTTGGCTGCCGGGTATACCATGAGTTTGCAGCGGATCGAACGGTTGTTGCCGCAACTGGGATTGGAACGGATCGCCTGCTTGGCCACACCATTCGACCCGGAAACGATGGAAGTGATCGCCGTGGAGTTGGACTCGGATCGCCCGCCGGAGGAGGTGGTTGAGGTGCTGCGTCACGGTTACCGTCGCGGGGGACGGCTGTTTCGCTTGGCCCAAGTTCGAGTCGCGGGGCGCTGACCCCAGAGGCACGCATGTCGGAAATCATCGTCGGGATCGACTTAGGAACGACCAACTCAGAAATCGCCTTCGTTCACAATGGTCAAGCCAAGGTGATTACCGAAGGGGGCGACCCGATTCTGCCTTCGATGGTCGGTGTGACCGAGGATGGCCGACTGCTGGTGGGCCGGGCGGCGAAGAATCAATGGGTGCTCGCTCCGCAGCGAACCATCAAATCGATCAAGCGCAAGATGGGCGAATCGGTCCAGGTGCCGTTGGGCAACACCACCTATCGCCCGCCGGAAATCTCTGCATTGATTCTGCGGGCGCTGGTCGATCGCGCCCAGCGGGAAGCCGGGATCACCGTGCGCAAAGCCGTCATTACCGTGCCGGCATACTTCAATGATTCGCAACGCCAAGCGACCCGCGAAGCCGGGGAACTGGCCGGTCTGGAAGTTGTGCGGATTCTGAACGAGCCGACCGCCGCCGCGCTCACCTATCAACCCGCACCCGAAGCCTGCGAACGGATTTTGGTCTACGATTTTGGCGGCGGCACCTTCGATGTTTCGATCGTGCAAACCGAGCGCGGCGTGGTCGAAGTGTTGGCCTCGAAGGGCGATACCCAACTTGGCGGCGATGACTTCGACGAGATTTTGCTGAATTTCGTCGCCGAACGCTTCTTGGGCGAGCATGGGATCGATCTGCGCTCGGATCGCGTATCGAAAGCCCGGTTGCTGCGAGCGGTCGAAGCTGCCAAGCGGGGGCTTTCCGATCATCCATTCGCACGGATTGACGAAGAATTCATCGCCGAGAAAGATGGCGTGCCGTTGCATCTGAGTATGGAACTGGCACGTTCCGATTATGAAGATTTGATTCGGCCATTGTTGGATCGCAGTATGGACTGCGTGAATTCTGCGCTGATGGATGCGGAACTGACCGCCAATGATCTCAGCCGCGTGATTCTCGTGGGCGGAAGTACGCGAACCCCACTGATTGGGCAGCTTTTGGAAGCGCGACTCGGGCAGGTGGCGCATCGGGAAATCAATCCGGATTTGTGCGTTGCAATGGGGGCCGCCATTCAAGGGGCGATGATCGCCGGGCAAGATGTGGGGCAGGTGCTGATCGACATCACCCCGCACAGTTTGGGCATCAAATGCTATGCACCCATGGATGAACATGGGCGATCGACGTTGCATCGCTTCGCGCCGATTATCCCGCGAAATACCGCGCTACCAGTCAGCCGATCCGAACTGTTTCGCACCGTGGCGGATATGCAGGCGGAAGTGGATATCGAAGTCTTCCAAGGCGAATCGAACGATGTGCGTGAAAATCATCGCTTGGGCGTGTTCACCGTCTCCGGGTTGGCCCGCGCTCCGTCCGGGAACCCCATCGTGGTGCAATTCGATCTGACCCTGGATGGCATTCTCAAAGTCTCGGCACGCGAACGGCAAACTGGACTGAGCAAACAGATTACCATCGAGCAGGCGTTGAAACCAATCTCCGCCGAGGATCGTCGATCGTCGGTGGCACGGCTGGATGAGATGTTCGCCAATCGTGCGACCAACTGGACCGAATCGGCGACCGACAATTCGGATAATGACGATGATGCCGATTGGGATGAATCGGCGGATGATCTCGACGATGATGACTTGGATGATTCGGATGATGATGATTTGGGTGACGATACCGACGATGCGGATGATGCGGAAGCGGCGGCGACTCCAGCGTTGCCAACCCTGGTCGTTGGGCCTCGGGAAGGGCAGCGCGAAGAAGTTCAAGCCCGCGCATTGCTCGAAAAAGCGGAACGTCTCCGCGGCAAGACCCTGGATGAAGATCGAGCGGAATTCGACGGACTGATTCGCAAAGTCCACGTCGCCTTGACCGATCGCAAATGGGCCGAGTTGGGGACCGCAATGGCCGAACTCAGCGATGTGCTGTTCTACCTGGAGGATGCCTGAGATGGAATCGGCGTCGCGTCGCTGCCCGGTATGCGGCTTGGTTCAACCGCTGAAACCCAACTGCCGTCGGTGCAAAGCGGATTGGACACTGGTGCTTCGGGTGGTTCGTTCGCAAGAGCGTCTGATTCGGTTGGCAACCACCGCGATCGAGCAGCAAGATTGGGAATCCGCCACAGCCCGACTTGACGAGGCGGCGCGGCTGGGGCACCATGAGCAGATCGGCCGTCTGCACGCGATGATCGCCTTAGCCCGACAGGATTTCGGTTCCGCATGGCGGTATTTTCGACAGGGAACCCCAGCGAGCGCATCGTCATGACTGAAACGATCTTACTTGTCGAAGATGAAGTCGATGTGCGCCGCACGATCCTCGGTTGGTTGACTCGCAGCGATCTGGGTTGCACGGTCTTGGAAGCAGCCGATGAAGTGGCCGCCCTCCGACTCGCCGATCAGCAGCCGATCGACCTCGCCATCCTCGATTGGAATCTGGGAACCGGCTACACCGGATTGGAATTGCTTCAGGATCTCGTCGGATATTCTCCGGATATCGTCGCCATTCTCATTACCGGATACGCACAAAAGACCACCCCACTGGATGCGATGCGCATGGGGGTGCGTGATTATTTAGACAAGAATCAGGAATTCACCGAAATCAAACTGTTGGACGCGGTGCGGAAGCAGTTGAATAGCATTCGCCCGATCAAGCAGCGGAACGAATTTCAGCGGCGGGTGGTGGCGTTCCGAGATGCGGTGCAGCAGATTCTGCCACTGGTGCAATCAACCTCGGCGATGAACGAGCCAGTGCCACTCCCGGAAGCCGTGCGGACGTTGCTGCGGTTTGTGATGCGCACCACCAAAGCAAGCGATGCGGTACTGCTCGTGCGGCATTTGTCGCAACAACAAGAACAGACCCAACTTTACGGGGCAACCGGCGAGTTGCTCTCGAAAGATGGGCTGGTGCCATTTTCGCAGTCGCTGGCGGCATCCGTCGTGAGCATGCAAGATGTCTATCTGCGCAATTCGCCGATTGTCGATGAAGCGGTTGGGATTCGCTGGCAGCCGTTTGAACGCGGACGATCGAATCTGCTGGCAACGTCGCTTTCGGTCGGGCCAGGGATTCAGGTGGTGATCGAATTGTTTGATAAAGCCACGCCGGGGTTCACCGATGATGATCGTCGGGTGTTGGCCACCGCCGGCGAAATCGGCAGCGAATTGCTCCGGCATGCCTTGGCTGAGCGACAATCCCAACGCTTGCTGTTCGATGCCGTGGCCGCCGCGCTCGATGCCAGCGACCATGTCACGCAAGAACAGATCGCCACGCCGCATGCCACCGAGAAGGCCATCTCGGAAACCATCCTGGATCGCCTGCGGTCGGGGCTGAATGCCGGGCCGGTGACGCTGGTGGATGGCGAGCAAGCCGTGCGATTGGCCGAAGTGGTGCGACAACTGGCGATTCAGCATGGCAATGCCGCGGTGGAGCATTGCATCCAAGTCATTCGAAGCACGCAAGAATTGCTCAATCACCTGCTTGGGGACGCGAACGGATGACCGCGGGGAATTCGGGTGATGATCTGCTCCGGTCATTTGTCGCCCAGTTCAACCTCGATCAGCTCCTGTACCATCCTCGGGCGACCGGTGAAGGGGTGCGAATCGCCGTCATCGATGGCGGGATCGATCGTCGCGTGATCGAGTCGCGCTTCGCCGCGCTGGCCGATCCAATCGAGCCCATCGAAGGGGCGATCTTCTCCGCCTCCGCGCCGGACCCGCTGCCGTATCTGGGCGAACAGAGTTCACCCCACGGAACGGCCGTGGCGGATATTCTGCTGCGATTGGCGCCTCGTGCCAAATTATTCTCGGCGGATGTCTTCGGTCCCAGTGGCGCCAGCGATGTCGATACGCTGGTCCGTGCGGTGCGTCATGCCATGGATCATTGGCATTGCAAGATTATCAACCTGTCGTTGGGGATCTCCGAAGATCGACTCCAACCACTTCCCAAACGTCAGAAGCTCCTGCGACTCATGGAGGAAGCGTACTATCGCGATGTGCTGATCTTTGCGGCGGCGAACAACGATCATCCCGTCTCGAAAAGCTACCCCTCGGCGTTCTCCCTCCCGTTGATTTCGGTCAACAAGGGGGCGTTCTCGCATCCGTTTGGATTTGCCTATCATCTCAGCGAAACCATCGAGTTTGAAGCATTCGCGCAAAGCAATTTCGGCCCATACGGACCCGAACCCGCCACCAGTTGGGCGACGCCACACCTCGCCGGAATCACCGCGAAACTCCTCTCCCTTCGCCCCAGTTTGAAGGTGTTCGAAATCAAAACCCTGTTGTACTGGATGACGCAGTTGCGCGATCCATCGGGAATCGAAACATGATCAACGCCTGCGTCACGCTGTGGCTGGGGATTGCGATGCTCGCGCCGGTGGACTCAGTGGAACCGATTGCTTCCACGGTGGCGGTGATCCCTGCTGGCGAAGGGGGTGGGACCGGCGTTGTGATCGATCGGGAACGGCGATGGATTCTCACGGCGGCGCATGTGGTCGGTTCCGCAAAGCAGGTCGAACTATTCTTTCCGCGACGCGATTCCGCCGGCGGGTGGCTGAGTCATCGCGATTCGTATCTGGGCGACCGCGCCACATTGCGGCCGTTGGGGTTGGTCCAAACGGCGACGGTCGTGCGGCGATCGAGCGAGCTTGACCTCGCCCTGTTGGAGTGCGCCAAAATCCCGGATGGTATCCCCGCAATTGCGATGGCGGAGGCGGGCAAGATTGGCGAGCCGATTCGCCTGTGGGGAAATCGTCGAGATGTCGAGACATTCTGGAATGAGACGACTGGCACGATTCGTCAACTGCGCATGCCGTCGGAAGGATACTGGGTGGGGCGGGAGGCGTTCGCGGAGAAATCTCCAACGATGCTATTGCAAGTGCCCGCGCTGCAAGGGGATAGCGGTGGGCCGGTCGTGAATTCACGCGGCGAATTGGTCGGTATGTTCGCGGCCACGGCGGGGCGAGCGCCGGAGTTGGGATACGCGATTCCGGTTGGGTCGATTCGCGCATTCCTGAAAGGGAAATCGCCTTCATCGACAACGATTTCCACGGATATTCCGGCGACGCTGCGAATGATGTCTGCCGTTGCGCGGGTGAATCCCTTGGCGACTACCGACCGTTGTGCGGCGATTTGCATCGATCGCGCGGCGGGAATCTTCCTCACAACAACGGCTGCCGTGGGGAAAAGCGACCGAGTCACGTTGTTATTGCCGAAAATCGAGGCCAACAGTCTGATTGCGGATTGGAGTGCGTATGCCGATCATTTCGCATTGGCGAGCTCCGGGAATTGGCTCGCCGGTTGGGTGATCCATCGGGATGCGAAATCGGGAGTGGCGGTCGTTCGAGTGGCCCAACTGCCCGATTCCGTGCAGGCGATTCCGCTGGCTGATCGCACGCTTCAGGTGGGGGATCGCATCTCGACGGTGCAGCACGCCTTGGGTGTATCGGTGGGCTGGCTGGTGGGGCGTGGCTCGATTCGGCAGCGCGAACGTGGCGGCGATGTGGGAGTGGGGCGGTGGTTGGTGCAGTTGCCGGTGCAATCGCGGGCGTCCGGGGCGCCGATTCTCGACGATTCGGGGAGCTTGCAAGGAATCCTACTGCCGATGGAAGGCATCGGTGGGAGTCTGGGTTATGCCTGCGATACCGCGACGATTCGGGAGCTGTTGCGTCCTCTGGCTTCGCAGATGAATCCGAAGAATGCGGCCGATTGGTCCACCATTGCGACTGGGCATCAATCGATCGCCGATGTGCCGGGTGCGATTCTGGCCTGGAACCAAGTTCTTCGGCACGATCCGCAATCGATTCCGGCCCGGATGGCGCTGGCGAACGCGGCTCGCTCTCGTGGAGATGTCCGCGAATTCGAGCAACTTTGGCGATCGATTCCGGAATCCGAGGCGAAGGCGTTGCAATGGGTGGAATGGCAGATGACCGAACTCCCACCGACCGAGTTCGTCAAACTCCTTCACCGGGTGAAAACCGACTATCCCAAATCGGAGCGAATCAGCCTGTTGGAGTTGCAATGGGCCGTTCGGGAAGGGGATCGCGCGGGCTGGCAGCGTCTGCAACTGCAATTGCGCGAGCGATTTTCGAATTCCGCAGAATTCCGCGCAATCCTCGCCCAGGCCGCCGCATCTGGAGGGGTATGGGATTCGGCCTTTGCCGATCTGGACATCGCATTGGAACAATCACCGACTCGCCCCGACTGGTTGGCTTTGCGAATCGAATGGCGGATTCGTCGCTCGGAATGGAAACAAGCCATTGCCGATTGCCGGACCTTGTTAGAATTCAACCCCTGTGATGGGAAGACGTTACGACGATTGCTGCCGTTGGAACTTCGGGAACGAAATGATCTGGCAGCTGAGTCGATGAGTCGAGATTGGGTGCGACTGTCGCCACAAGCGATCCGTGAGGTCATGACGGTCTGGCAGGCCGAGCGAATTCGGCGACGGGACGCCGGGGCATCGGCGTGGATGCAAGCGGAATTGCTGAATCGGGGCATGCGAGCCTGTCGCGCGGGATTACCCCCCGATTCAACGATTGCGGTGGGGCCGACGGGGATTCAATCCGCCGATTCTGAAAGAGCGGAACTGTGGTTGCAACGGTTCGATCGCTGGGTTGAAGCGGGCGATTCGACCCCGCAAAATTGATGCGTCACCAGATGAGCCGCGTGGGGTTCATTCTTGGAGTCCTGATTC
This DNA window, taken from Tuwongella immobilis, encodes the following:
- a CDS encoding S1 family peptidase — its product is MINACVTLWLGIAMLAPVDSVEPIASTVAVIPAGEGGGTGVVIDRERRWILTAAHVVGSAKQVELFFPRRDSAGGWLSHRDSYLGDRATLRPLGLVQTATVVRRSSELDLALLECAKIPDGIPAIAMAEAGKIGEPIRLWGNRRDVETFWNETTGTIRQLRMPSEGYWVGREAFAEKSPTMLLQVPALQGDSGGPVVNSRGELVGMFAATAGRAPELGYAIPVGSIRAFLKGKSPSSTTISTDIPATLRMMSAVARVNPLATTDRCAAICIDRAAGIFLTTTAAVGKSDRVTLLLPKIEANSLIADWSAYADHFALASSGNWLAGWVIHRDAKSGVAVVRVAQLPDSVQAIPLADRTLQVGDRISTVQHALGVSVGWLVGRGSIRQRERGGDVGVGRWLVQLPVQSRASGAPILDDSGSLQGILLPMEGIGGSLGYACDTATIRELLRPLASQMNPKNAADWSTIATGHQSIADVPGAILAWNQVLRHDPQSIPARMALANAARSRGDVREFEQLWRSIPESEAKALQWVEWQMTELPPTEFVKLLHRVKTDYPKSERISLLELQWAVREGDRAGWQRLQLQLRERFSNSAEFRAILAQAAASGGVWDSAFADLDIALEQSPTRPDWLALRIEWRIRRSEWKQAIADCRTLLEFNPCDGKTLRRLLPLELRERNDLAAESMSRDWVRLSPQAIREVMTVWQAERIRRRDAGASAWMQAELLNRGMRACRAGLPPDSTIAVGPTGIQSADSERAELWLQRFDRWVEAGDSTPQN
- a CDS encoding Hsp70 family protein, coding for MSEIIVGIDLGTTNSEIAFVHNGQAKVITEGGDPILPSMVGVTEDGRLLVGRAAKNQWVLAPQRTIKSIKRKMGESVQVPLGNTTYRPPEISALILRALVDRAQREAGITVRKAVITVPAYFNDSQRQATREAGELAGLEVVRILNEPTAAALTYQPAPEACERILVYDFGGGTFDVSIVQTERGVVEVLASKGDTQLGGDDFDEILLNFVAERFLGEHGIDLRSDRVSKARLLRAVEAAKRGLSDHPFARIDEEFIAEKDGVPLHLSMELARSDYEDLIRPLLDRSMDCVNSALMDAELTANDLSRVILVGGSTRTPLIGQLLEARLGQVAHREINPDLCVAMGAAIQGAMIAGQDVGQVLIDITPHSLGIKCYAPMDEHGRSTLHRFAPIIPRNTALPVSRSELFRTVADMQAEVDIEVFQGESNDVRENHRLGVFTVSGLARAPSGNPIVVQFDLTLDGILKVSARERQTGLSKQITIEQALKPISAEDRRSSVARLDEMFANRATNWTESATDNSDNDDDADWDESADDLDDDDLDDSDDDDLGDDTDDADDAEAAATPALPTLVVGPREGQREEVQARALLEKAERLRGKTLDEDRAEFDGLIRKVHVALTDRKWAELGTAMAELSDVLFYLEDA
- a CDS encoding response regulator is translated as MTETILLVEDEVDVRRTILGWLTRSDLGCTVLEAADEVAALRLADQQPIDLAILDWNLGTGYTGLELLQDLVGYSPDIVAILITGYAQKTTPLDAMRMGVRDYLDKNQEFTEIKLLDAVRKQLNSIRPIKQRNEFQRRVVAFRDAVQQILPLVQSTSAMNEPVPLPEAVRTLLRFVMRTTKASDAVLLVRHLSQQQEQTQLYGATGELLSKDGLVPFSQSLAASVVSMQDVYLRNSPIVDEAVGIRWQPFERGRSNLLATSLSVGPGIQVVIELFDKATPGFTDDDRRVLATAGEIGSELLRHALAERQSQRLLFDAVAAALDASDHVTQEQIATPHATEKAISETILDRLRSGLNAGPVTLVDGEQAVRLAEVVRQLAIQHGNAAVEHCIQVIRSTQELLNHLLGDANG
- a CDS encoding S8 family peptidase encodes the protein MTAGNSGDDLLRSFVAQFNLDQLLYHPRATGEGVRIAVIDGGIDRRVIESRFAALADPIEPIEGAIFSASAPDPLPYLGEQSSPHGTAVADILLRLAPRAKLFSADVFGPSGASDVDTLVRAVRHAMDHWHCKIINLSLGISEDRLQPLPKRQKLLRLMEEAYYRDVLIFAAANNDHPVSKSYPSAFSLPLISVNKGAFSHPFGFAYHLSETIEFEAFAQSNFGPYGPEPATSWATPHLAGITAKLLSLRPSLKVFEIKTLLYWMTQLRDPSGIET